The Candidatus Margulisiibacteriota bacterium genome includes a window with the following:
- a CDS encoding DUF4389 domain-containing protein → MTDRKEILMRIIVAIISGIILTVWFAFIKLLIIINWIVSLIQGKRNRAMAELCEIWNSQAYTFVKYLALLSNKRPFPFQPLQKNMSEFEG, encoded by the coding sequence ATGACAGACAGAAAAGAAATATTAATGAGGATTATAGTCGCTATTATTTCCGGAATTATTTTAACTGTGTGGTTCGCGTTTATAAAGTTGCTGATAATTATAAACTGGATAGTCAGCCTTATTCAGGGAAAACGTAACAGGGCCATGGCCGAACTTTGTGAAATCTGGAATTCTCAGGCCTATACCTTTGTCAAATATTTAGCGCTGCTATCCAATAAAAGGCCTTTTCCTTTTCAGCCGTTGCAGAAAAATATGTCGGAATTTGAAGGATAA
- a CDS encoding methyltransferase domain-containing protein has product MTKSKDWDPEHYLKFKNERTQPSIDLVSRIDIAYEPGHIADIGCGPGNSSQVLSLRWPGAELVGVDNSPAMIAKAKKEYPANTWVLSEAMNFAPDIKFDIIFSNATIQWIPRHKKLFAKLITMLSEKGVIAIQIPKFQDMLLGRIIRQVSQKKEWKKETAGCEDLFTCHDYHFYYNLLSADMQRIDMWETDYLHVMPGHSAIVDWIKSTGLKPYLDRIPDEKRKNIFEREILKEIKKYYPVQKDGRVLFPFKRLFFIAYK; this is encoded by the coding sequence ATGACCAAATCAAAAGACTGGGACCCGGAACATTATCTTAAGTTTAAAAACGAAAGGACTCAACCCTCCATAGACCTGGTCAGCCGTATTGATATTGCGTACGAACCCGGGCATATCGCCGATATCGGGTGCGGTCCCGGCAACAGCAGTCAGGTCCTGTCTCTGCGCTGGCCCGGAGCAGAACTCGTGGGAGTCGATAACTCTCCGGCCATGATCGCTAAAGCCAAAAAAGAATACCCGGCAAACACCTGGGTCCTCAGCGAAGCAATGAATTTCGCGCCGGATATTAAATTCGATATAATTTTTTCCAACGCTACCATCCAGTGGATACCGAGGCACAAAAAATTATTCGCGAAGTTAATTACCATGTTGTCTGAAAAAGGTGTTATCGCCATTCAAATACCCAAATTTCAGGATATGTTACTGGGCCGGATAATCAGACAGGTTTCTCAAAAAAAAGAGTGGAAGAAAGAAACCGCAGGCTGTGAAGATTTATTTACCTGCCATGATTATCATTTCTATTATAATTTGTTATCCGCGGACATGCAGAGGATTGATATGTGGGAAACAGACTATCTTCATGTTATGCCTGGGCATTCAGCTATTGTTGACTGGATAAAAAGCACGGGCCTGAAGCCCTATTTAGATAGGATCCCCGATGAAAAACGTAAAAATATTTTTGAGCGGGAAATATTAAAGGAAATAAAAAAATATTATCCGGTCCAAAAGGACGGCAGAGTATTGTTCCCTTTCAAAAGATTATTTTTTATCGCTTATAAATAA